A single genomic interval of Patescibacteria group bacterium harbors:
- a CDS encoding ATP-binding protein, whose translation MIDIRRSNLEEKKPPTEEEVLNAQAGNENVAVVSELIEEEKAFRRGVLSVLDLIAPAAMQMFPDHLRLGDKFVRTIFIIGYPRYISVGWFAPVINLNEVFDVAMFFYPVNTAIILKQLKKKVGSLEAQIISDAEKGAARDPLRETALKDIEYLRDALTQGIEKFFQFSLYVTIYADNKENLDKLSNQVEDIFGSRLVYSKKVFFQSEQGFNSTIPLCNDELYITFNMNSSPAASSFPFISSDLTSDHGILYGINRHNNSLILFDRFSLQNANNVVFATSGAGKSYAIKLEILRSLMMGTDVIIIDPEYEYKHLAESVGGTYINISLASEEKINPFDLPQSIGGESKPADIIRGAVITVKGLVRLMLGDLTHTEDSIVDRGLLETYAKKDITPDADLSQVEPPVMEDFQEVLEGIEGGADLAMRLRKYTEGTFAGILNNPTNVKLDNQLVCFSVRDLEDELRPLAIYTIINYIWNIVRSELKKRILVIDEAWWLMQNDDSAKFIYALVKRCRKYYLGVTTITQDVNDFLRSPYGQAIVTNSSLQLLLKQSPAAIDLIQKTFVLTEGEKYLLLESGVGEGIIFAGNKHAAIKIVASYSEDQLITSDPRQLLEIEEAKKEFAASMGQEAQGEPAAAPALPDMEI comes from the coding sequence ATGATTGACATAAGAAGATCTAATTTAGAAGAAAAAAAGCCGCCAACCGAAGAGGAGGTGCTGAACGCGCAGGCCGGCAACGAGAACGTGGCGGTCGTTTCCGAGCTGATCGAGGAGGAAAAAGCTTTCCGCCGCGGAGTTTTGTCAGTGCTGGATCTGATCGCTCCGGCCGCGATGCAGATGTTTCCCGATCATCTCCGCCTGGGCGATAAATTCGTGCGGACGATTTTTATCATCGGTTATCCGCGCTACATCAGCGTCGGCTGGTTCGCGCCGGTCATTAATTTGAACGAAGTTTTCGATGTGGCGATGTTTTTCTATCCGGTCAATACGGCGATCATTCTTAAGCAATTAAAGAAAAAAGTAGGTTCGCTCGAAGCGCAGATAATTTCCGACGCGGAAAAAGGCGCGGCCCGCGATCCGCTGCGCGAGACCGCCCTGAAAGATATCGAATATTTGCGCGACGCGCTGACGCAAGGCATTGAGAAATTTTTCCAGTTTTCTCTTTATGTCACGATTTACGCTGATAATAAAGAAAATTTGGATAAGCTGTCCAATCAGGTCGAAGATATTTTCGGTTCCCGCCTGGTCTATTCCAAAAAAGTTTTTTTCCAATCCGAGCAGGGCTTTAATTCCACTATTCCGCTTTGCAATGACGAACTGTACATCACTTTTAATATGAATTCTTCGCCGGCCGCTTCTTCTTTCCCTTTTATTTCGAGCGATCTGACCTCTGATCACGGAATTCTATACGGCATCAATCGCCATAATAACAGCTTGATCCTCTTTGATCGTTTCAGTTTGCAGAATGCCAACAATGTCGTTTTTGCCACTTCCGGAGCGGGCAAAAGCTATGCCATCAAGCTGGAAATTCTGCGTTCGCTGATGATGGGCACGGACGTGATCATCATTGATCCGGAATATGAATACAAGCATTTAGCCGAATCGGTCGGCGGCACCTACATTAATATCTCGCTGGCTTCGGAAGAGAAGATCAATCCGTTTGATCTGCCCCAGTCGATCGGCGGCGAATCCAAGCCGGCCGATATCATCCGCGGCGCGGTGATCACCGTCAAAGGTTTGGTCAGGCTGATGCTGGGCGATCTCACTCATACCGAGGATTCCATCGTTGACCGGGGACTTTTGGAAACTTACGCCAAGAAAGATATCACTCCCGACGCCGATCTGTCGCAAGTCGAGCCGCCGGTGATGGAAGATTTCCAGGAGGTTTTGGAAGGCATTGAAGGCGGCGCCGACCTGGCGATGCGTTTGCGCAAATACACCGAGGGAACTTTTGCCGGCATTTTGAACAATCCGACCAACGTCAAATTGGACAATCAGCTGGTGTGTTTTTCCGTCCGCGATCTGGAAGACGAATTGCGGCCGCTGGCGATCTACACGATCATCAACTACATCTGGAATATTGTCCGCTCGGAATTGAAGAAAAGAATTTTGGTGATTGACGAGGCCTGGTGGCTGATGCAGAACGATGACAGCGCCAAGTTCATTTACGCTTTGGTCAAGCGCTGCCGCAAATATTATCTCGGTGTTACTACCATCACCCAAGACGTCAATGATTTTTTGCGCTCGCCGTACGGGCAGGCGATCGTCACCAATTCTTCTTTGCAGTTGTTATTGAAGCAGTCGCCGGCGGCAATCGATCTGATCCAGAAAACTTTTGTCTTGACCGAGGGCGAAAAATATTTGCTGTTGGAATCGGGCGTGGGCGAGGGGATTATTTTCGCCGGCAACAAGCACGCCGCGATCAAGATCGTCGCTTCTTACAGCGAAGATCAATTGATCACTTCCGACCCGCGGCAATTATTGGAGATCGAAGAAGCCAAAAAAGAATTTGCCGCTTCAATGGGCCAGGAAGCGCAAGGAGAGCCGGCTGCCGCTCCGGCCTTGCCGGATATGGAAATATAA
- the radA gene encoding DNA repair protein RadA: MANKVKNVYVCTNCGAQSIKWSGRCLECGGWGTLTLETVAEGEAKIAASAVPAEIVDLSKIKETNLNRLATGIGEFDRVVGGGIVPGSLLLLSGEPGIGKSTIVAQVADKIGLSGIGKVFYVSGEESAAQVKSRLDRLNCGLDNIKFISETDADKICAALVKEKPALAIIDSIQTVYCPEVASEAGGLSQIRAAAVKFLEVAKQKGVAVLLIGHITKDGQIAGPKSLEHIVDTVIYLEADTTNDYRVLRAMKNRFGSVNELGIFEMTGAGFKEIINPSLVFVETGLENISGSVLSAVMEGTRPFIVNVQALATKTVFGYPQRRASGFDLNRLQVLAAVLTKKAKINLMAEDVVLNIVGGLKLNDPAMDLAVCLAIISSLLNKVIDNKTIVLGEVGLGGEVRSVPKLAERLKEAEKLGFTRAIIPDAKISSGKLKLTKIKSVSELLDI; this comes from the coding sequence ATGGCTAATAAGGTAAAGAACGTTTACGTCTGCACGAATTGCGGCGCCCAATCCATCAAATGGAGCGGGCGTTGTTTGGAATGCGGCGGCTGGGGAACTCTGACGCTTGAAACCGTGGCCGAAGGCGAAGCTAAGATAGCGGCAAGCGCGGTGCCGGCGGAAATCGTTGACTTGAGCAAGATCAAGGAGACAAATTTGAACCGGCTCGCGACCGGGATCGGCGAATTTGATCGCGTGGTCGGCGGCGGCATCGTGCCTGGCTCATTATTGCTTCTTTCCGGCGAGCCGGGGATCGGCAAATCAACTATCGTGGCGCAAGTGGCGGACAAGATCGGGCTCTCGGGCATTGGAAAAGTTTTTTATGTTTCCGGCGAAGAATCGGCCGCGCAGGTGAAATCGCGCCTGGACCGGCTCAATTGCGGTTTGGATAATATCAAGTTCATCAGTGAAACCGACGCGGATAAAATTTGCGCCGCGCTCGTCAAAGAAAAGCCGGCTTTGGCGATCATTGATTCCATCCAAACCGTTTATTGTCCCGAAGTCGCTTCCGAAGCCGGCGGCTTGAGTCAGATTCGCGCCGCGGCCGTAAAATTTTTGGAAGTGGCCAAGCAAAAGGGGGTTGCCGTGCTCTTGATCGGCCATATTACCAAGGACGGGCAGATTGCCGGGCCGAAATCTTTGGAGCATATCGTTGATACGGTGATATATCTGGAAGCGGATACGACCAATGATTACCGCGTCTTGCGGGCGATGAAAAATCGCTTTGGTTCGGTGAATGAATTGGGAATTTTTGAGATGACCGGCGCCGGCTTCAAAGAAATCATCAATCCGTCGCTTGTTTTTGTGGAAACCGGTTTGGAAAATATTTCCGGCTCGGTCTTGTCGGCGGTGATGGAAGGCACGCGTCCGTTTATTGTCAATGTCCAGGCTTTGGCTACTAAAACGGTTTTTGGTTATCCCCAGCGCCGCGCTTCGGGCTTTGATCTTAATCGTTTGCAAGTTCTGGCCGCGGTGCTGACTAAAAAAGCCAAAATAAATCTGATGGCCGAAGATGTGGTTTTAAATATTGTCGGCGGCTTGAAACTAAATGATCCGGCCATGGACTTGGCGGTTTGTCTGGCGATCATTTCTTCTTTATTAAATAAAGTCATCGATAATAAAACGATCGTTTTGGGCGAGGTCGGCTTGGGCGGGGAAGTGCGCTCGGTGCCGAAATTAGCCGAGCGCCTTAAAGAAGCGGAAAAACTTGGCTTCACGCGCGCCATAATTCCCGATGCCAAAATTTCCAGCGGCAAATTAAAACTTACCAAGATCAAGAGTGTTTCCGAGTTATTGGACATTTGA
- a CDS encoding ATP-dependent DNA helicase RecG — MDLNTPLTSLKGVGASIGKRLAMIGLNNAEDLLFYFPYRYDDFTHSTKIKDLRPGIAANVIGQIELIENRRAHHRRMYITEALINDGTETLKVIWFNQPFIGKTLRVGDTISLAGRAEDQGVLTMASPVYERVSTSGLIHTSGLVPNYHLTEKITQKQLRFLISQVIDLSHNLPDALPEEIRKKLNLLPLKETIKLIHFPKKWADAETARRRLAFDELFLLQLKSQLVKKDRDLATAVKIEFKEKDTKEFVAGLPFKLTDDQRQAAWAILGDLGKTRPMSRLLNGDVGSGKTLVAVIALLNVALNNKQGVLMAPTEILAQQHFNSLSRLLNNFPLRIALLTNNYRLLNNENKYTHPVRAARPPLPRGDFSAACPVAEAACAPWPGRRDDKNKPPLTSPSQGGKKIGRAEILKMVGAGEIDIIIGTHALLQEDVKFKNLALAVIDEQHRFGVEQRKTLMAKSGHSDLTPHLLSMTATPIPRSLALALFGDLDISVIKQMPIGRKPIMTRIVPEEKRAAAYDFIRKQIKAGRQTFVICPLIEESDLYGVKSVKEEFIKLDKAIFPEIKMAALHGKLKAKDKEEIMRGFLDNEYKILVSTSVIEVGVDVPNATIMMIEGADRFGLAQLHQFRGRVGRGAEQSYCFLFPSSNDEKTRRRLEAMEKISDGFALAKMDLKLRGSGEIFGTAQSGFPGLKIATLWDYELMQQAQNEAVALLNIDPDLKKNPALKQEMEIFEEKIHLE; from the coding sequence ATGGACTTAAATACTCCTCTAACTTCCCTCAAAGGCGTGGGCGCGAGCATCGGCAAGCGTCTGGCAATGATCGGTCTTAATAACGCAGAAGATCTGCTTTTTTATTTTCCCTATCGTTATGACGATTTTACCCATTCGACCAAAATTAAGGATTTGCGGCCGGGAATTGCCGCCAATGTCATCGGCCAGATCGAATTGATCGAGAATCGCCGCGCCCACCATCGCCGCATGTATATCACTGAAGCGCTCATTAACGATGGAACGGAAACTTTAAAAGTGATCTGGTTCAATCAGCCGTTCATCGGCAAAACCTTGCGCGTCGGCGACACAATCTCGCTCGCCGGCCGAGCCGAAGATCAGGGCGTTTTGACCATGGCCTCGCCGGTTTATGAACGGGTCAGCACATCAGGACTGATTCACACTTCCGGCTTGGTGCCCAATTATCATTTGACTGAAAAGATCACCCAAAAACAATTAAGATTTTTAATCAGCCAGGTTATCGATCTTAGCCATAATTTACCCGACGCTCTGCCGGAAGAAATCAGAAAAAAACTTAATTTATTACCGCTCAAGGAAACGATAAAACTGATCCATTTCCCCAAAAAATGGGCTGACGCGGAGACGGCGCGCCGCCGCCTGGCCTTCGATGAATTATTTTTGCTGCAATTAAAATCGCAATTGGTAAAAAAAGACCGCGATTTGGCAACTGCTGTAAAAATCGAATTCAAGGAAAAAGATACCAAGGAATTTGTGGCCGGTTTGCCTTTCAAATTAACTGACGACCAGCGGCAAGCCGCTTGGGCGATCTTAGGCGATTTGGGCAAAACGCGGCCGATGTCGCGGCTCTTGAACGGCGATGTTGGCTCGGGAAAAACTTTGGTAGCGGTCATCGCCTTGCTAAACGTGGCGCTGAATAATAAGCAGGGCGTTTTGATGGCGCCGACGGAAATTCTCGCGCAGCAGCATTTTAATTCGCTTTCGCGATTGCTAAATAATTTTCCATTAAGAATTGCCTTACTGACAAATAATTATCGACTCTTAAATAACGAAAATAAATATACCCACCCCGTCCGCGCGGCGCGGCCACCCCTCCCAAGAGGGGATTTTTCAGCTGCTTGCCCCGTCGCCGAGGCGGCCTGTGCTCCCTGGCCGGGCAGGCGGGATGACAAAAACAAACCACCCCTAACCTCTCCTTCGCAAGGAGGGAAAAAAATCGGCAGGGCGGAAATTTTAAAGATGGTCGGGGCGGGCGAAATAGATATCATTATCGGCACGCATGCGTTATTGCAGGAAGATGTGAAATTTAAAAATTTGGCTTTAGCCGTAATCGACGAACAGCACCGCTTCGGCGTGGAGCAGAGAAAAACTTTAATGGCCAAATCCGGCCATTCGGATTTGACGCCGCATTTATTATCGATGACGGCCACGCCGATCCCCCGCTCGCTGGCGCTGGCGCTGTTTGGCGATCTGGATATTTCCGTGATCAAACAGATGCCGATCGGGCGCAAACCGATCATGACCCGTATCGTTCCGGAAGAAAAACGCGCCGCCGCTTATGATTTTATCAGGAAACAAATCAAGGCCGGCCGGCAAACTTTTGTCATTTGTCCCCTGATTGAAGAATCTGATCTTTATGGCGTGAAATCAGTCAAAGAAGAATTTATCAAACTAGACAAAGCAATTTTTCCGGAAATAAAGATGGCCGCCCTGCACGGAAAACTTAAGGCCAAAGACAAAGAAGAAATCATGCGCGGCTTTTTGGATAATGAATATAAAATCTTGGTTTCCACTTCCGTGATCGAAGTCGGCGTCGATGTTCCCAACGCAACTATTATGATGATCGAAGGCGCCGATCGTTTCGGCTTGGCGCAATTGCATCAATTCCGCGGCCGGGTCGGGCGCGGCGCCGAGCAATCATATTGTTTTCTCTTCCCTTCTTCCAACGATGAAAAAACTCGCCGCCGCCTGGAAGCGATGGAAAAAATTTCCGACGGTTTTGCCTTGGCCAAGATGGATTTAAAATTGCGCGGTTCGGGCGAAATTTTCGGCACGGCCCAATCCGGCTTCCCCGGATTGAAGATCGCCACGCTCTGGGATTATGAATTAATGCAACAAGCGCAAAACGAAGCCGTCGCCTTGCTCAACATCGATCCAGACCTTAAAAAAAATCCTGCCTTAAAGCAGGAAATGGAAATTTTCGAAGAAAAAATTCATTTGGAATAG